The Montipora foliosa isolate CH-2021 chromosome 1, ASM3666993v2, whole genome shotgun sequence DNA segment AATAGATACCCTTTACTCGAGAAAAGAGATATGCAGGTATTCGAATTCTCTACTGAAGCCGCGCTTGCTTTATCAGCACCCCCGGCTTTTAATTTTGCAGGGTAATTTCTGCCCTGTGAGTCATCACGACCAAGAGGCTTGGCACGGTAAGAATTCGGTCATTCAATGGCTATCcaaacaaaaatgttttgctTAGTTAAAGACTGAAgagttttgtttgatttgtcaTTTCCTCAACAATGGCTCTGGTTAAACCCAAGAAAACATGCATAACTGAACTGATATTAAAAAGTTACTTCCAAATAATTAGAATTTATGTGTAAAATCCCCTTGGGGTTGTGTCCTCTATCAATGAAATTATATCACGAGTGCTTGTCATGTCCACTTACACTACACAAATGTTTAACATTCCGTACTAAAATGCTCGCAACTCCGAAAGTACTTTGTTTTCAATGTCACGATTGCGGAAAAACCTGAGATCCGGCAGCAATATCTGGTTCGCAAAGCAAAAATGATTGCTGTCGGCTCCAATTTCTTCTCGTTTGGAAATGTTCTTTTCTCTCTTTGGAGCAGCACAAGCTAAGTTCTAAATTCCTTGTTGTTTCGAAACGAACGATAGCTATTTCGTTTATTTGAGAATAAACTTAGCCACCTCGTCTGACCGTGGGAAAATTTCAGGTTCTTTTGTTTCGCTCGACGCTGGGCACCTCACAAGTGAACTTAATCGAGTGCGAATGAAGGCAACATAATGCCTCGGCACGTGCAGGAATAAACATTTATTGTTCTTTCTGAACGTTTACTTTAAACATGCCTATTAGTATTGTTATGTTTGATGTTTGAGCCAATGAGCGTTAACCGTTCCCACGGACATGGCTTAAAAACTACAATAGGTTTGTCTGTTTTGGGTTAATGAAGTTTTAATAAGAAATTTTGAGTTCGCATGGATCATTGTGGAGCAACCACATAATTAGCTTCTAAACAACAGTTCGATTTCAGTTGCTTTGCATGCGATATTGCTATATATGAGCCAATCACCGTCTTGGGTTCTCACGCTTTGATAGCTGATGTTTATTTACAACGCATTTTCATTGGTCCTGgagcaaaaaaaaatgtctctAGGATTTTCCCACAGCGAAAAATGAAAACTCACATCATGTAAGCACTTAGATTAAAGAGGGCACGAGAGAGGGAAGAAGCAAACTTAACAAGGCGTCCGCTTGGAGACCAAGACGAAAAAATGGTTCTTGAAAGTACCTCCGTAAACTCTACTCCCGATAACAGGCGAAAGGTAAAGTTTTGCAAACTTTCATAAAACTGACCAAATAATCTCCGATTAGCGCAATGTGAACATGACTTTATTTTCGCTTTTCAGTCTTCAAAACCTTTAATGGAAAAGCGGCGCCGAGCAAGGATTAATCAGAGCCTTAATGAGTTAAAAGACCTCATATTAGAAGCTATGAAAAAAGACGTAAGTTAAAAAGACACAACTTCTTAACAGCAGTGATGATAGTATGATTCCTGCCAACATGAAGACAGTTGCTGTTAATCATCTGAATACAGATTTCAATTCCCTGCATTTTACTTATCGGGAAACAAGGTTGcttcatttgttttcatttatgtTTTCAGACTTCCTGTTACTCTAAGCTAGAGAAAGCAGACATTTTAGAAATGACTGTGCGTTATTTGCGTTCCATGAGGAGTCAGAGTATCACAGGTTAGTGTGAAACGATCTTCCCAGCATACCTGCTAATAGACCAGAATCGTACAATACAGAGTTATGCACAATTACCATTGTACACTTGTTTACTACGAAGAGAAAACATGTACTCATACGTTACCTTGTTCTTTTCAACAGCGCGCATGAATGCTAATGATCCTAACACGATCGCTCGCTATCGAGCGGGATATAACGAATGTGCTAATGAAATGACGAGGTATCTGATGTCACTGGACGGTATGGATACTCAAGCTCGCTCACGTTTGCTTGCACACCTCGCGTCCTTTTGTACACCTTGCAGTCCAGTAGTAAAACCAACACAATTAGCAACAGAAAACCTGCAGCAAATGCAACAACCTCAAGCAATCACCATACCAATGACGCAGCCACTAGGACCAGCAAGCTTTTCAACGAATCTAGTAACGAAGCACACAGAAATAAACCCTGGAAGTTTACTAAACGCTACACAATTTCAAATCGTTCCGGGACAATTAGCTAACGGAAAAATCGCCGCAGTCCTCTTACCAAGCCAAAATTCACCGCTAGCGATGGTGAACAGTCCTCAATTGATACCTGTTTTTAACAAGGCATTTGCACAAAGATATTGTGATCAGCCACAAGCTTTAAGACCAGCAGACAATGACCCGCTTTGGAGACCATggtaaattaaaaagaaattcaaaacaaGCTTCTCTAATGTAATATGtgcttaaaataattttaaacttgGATGCAGTGTAAAGGAAAGATGATAActtgtaaatttgtaaaaaatggCCCAAATTATGCTTAAAGGGAGGATTTCCTGTCTCagcgcatgggcaaactgtccAGTCAGCCTATTTAATGTCATTCTTtatgaaacaatcgaaagcgcTGATGCAGGAAACGGAAACAAATTTGGGCCtcagtcattcagtgtatttgctaTAATTCTCTCGGTGATTaatgaacatcatctggttcagtaagaaatcGTAAAGTTTACTACTGCTAGCGCCAAAGCTTGtacatgcgcaaaaccgtgaaactgtccTTTAAATTCAAGGTTGTACTAGGTTTTGCGCAATCTTGCCCCAGAACCTGCGTTGCCTTTATCCTGCGGAACAGGCAATGGTCGATACGTGAAGTACCAAGGGATTTACGTGAGGAACTAACCAAAGGATCGCAGCCTCTGATTAAGAAGACCAACTTTACCTGGGTTATTTATAACATCATTGTGTGTCATAATGATTTGCTTCCAAGTGCGCTTGCTAAAAATGGAGGACGGCGCAGACGTGTTGTCCCAGGCGACACGATGATGTCATAAATAACGTAAGGAAGGTAACGATTTCGTACGCAGAGCCCTCGGGCTTTTGCAGTTTCTGGTAAAATGGGACACATCTCCAGGCGACCGCCCACTGACCAAAGAGCCAGAGGACACTGAGTACTATACGAAATTGGCACCCACACTAGGCTTCGCAAGGATCCTGTCCTTTGCAAAAAGTGGACGGCCGGGCCGTGCTGCCCGAAAATGGTGTACAAGGCTTCTTTGGCGGAGACAGCCATAGGTCAAGAGGACCTTCTGCGTAACTGGGTTTCCTGTGatacatgttacacaaaaacagagggcaCAGAGTTGGCTGGTCTTGAAAGCGCTAAAACTGGATTTTCCCAGCGTAATGCCGAAAataaaaatcgaaaagaaaagaaaatagcCTAGGAATCCATTATGTACTCCTGTTAACTCCTACAATGGAAGAAGAAGGCTAGGGGATTGAGCTcgaatgcggcatatttctcaaaaacagagctgctcagtccggaaactccacttattttttatttcctcaGAAACGTAAAGTATCTATTATGACTTCGGGGTGAACTATTACACAATGAGgttgagtagccaatcaaaacagagttaaATCTAAGCAGCTATGAGATGcaaaacaattttgcgaaaacgtGAACTGAATaattgcaaatcataatgctgacaaacacaaaagcgaaggaaatggttaataaatatgaagttttttactatctgaatgattttcggttagattaaagcgatacattgttgaaaaatgttcgTGTTCacgagtaatgtaaacaatcttcgcactagcaagtggtagcaataaattgggttaaccaggaaccagctaaataaatattgttggctCCCCAACTTAACTTCCTTTTACACTAGAATGACTAAAGAAATGTTTTCTAACCTGCAAACTATGgttacctattaatcatttgcaaAAAAGAACACGTGAAATACAAAATGGCTTAGAATTCTTGTCATTTTTATGAAAACAACTCGCATATAAAACATGAACATGATCAATccacaaaaatagaaaaatctcacaaaaacctttccagccaaaaactttattgaaacaaacaacatggaATAAAAGACTTCCTATTTCTTCGTGTGCGTTTAAACAAGTAACACCCGCCGTATCAAAAAGCACACGTAACTAAATAGATTTCCTGAAATTTCCCACTACTGTTTGAGATCAAACCCTTCattgaagaaccatttctttcaatagtGAAGCAagaaatggacaacaagcttttgtttcaaataattcttgactaacaagaattagtcaaatttcaaattgtttttttacctgaagactgtcaCTGAGAGCTggatacaaataaataaaattattaatcaTAACCTTTACAagtttctcaaatttgattggtgcattaactgctttattttcactaattattgtgtagggttgtaaTTGGACAGTTCGCTGCAATCGGACACCTGTAATCGGACGAGGATACctaacttcgagccaggattcgagctaggatccgagccaggattccagccaggattcgagctaagacgagctttctccgctatttattctcgaatctctcggttaggttaggtctcgaatcggttaggttaggtatatttaggttggttctagtctagttaggtctagttagggttagagcaggtctcggttaggttaggttaggtctcgggtaggtctcgaatcctggctcggatcctagctcggatcctggctcgaatcctggctcggatcctggctttattcttagtttatctcgtcATCGGACGGTTACATCAACTAATCATGTTAAGTGCaatcagcttaatccaccaatcacagtatttatcacaataaccatagcaacaaccacatACCCAACCAAACttgggattttccaaaatggacgaatttgtaacattagacaatGAAAGAagaatgcatttgttttctcggaaaattTAATGGTTAGGATTAATTGGTAACACGActtcgtgattaaacaaatcgacGGCCGCATattgttaatcactcgtatgattacagaccgaattggactccactctgCCCTACTATCATTATAAATaaccagaaaattgtaaacacagatccactcaaggtgttcgattccttctctgataTCCAACCGGAAAAAAATTGCCgtttggtttgagtgttgtacataacatgaagttagtaaaatattaacgagaattcgacgaagaggtaatgcGTCTAAATTTCTTGAGTGCGTTgcgatgtttatttcaagcttcctatgcaaatttttgacagagaatattaaattacaaaaaattcactgaaagatcgttaaaaaatctttatttttgggcgTTCATTTGGACAAAAAGATGCAACTCTTAGcaagaaataatatttcaaatGAATAGGTAAAAGGCAATTCGCGGGAAATCTCTGCCTTTAAAGAGAAAGTTTGGCTTCTCAAAgtaacaataacttcattttacactagagTGACTGAACAAATCTTTCTCTGACGTTAAAAACGTTGGCTACCTAGATCTTAAACTGTACAATGTACCTTCGGATTTACAAACGAACACATTTTCTAAATTGGAATCCATGTCGAAAAAACATTTAGTGCCCCAAAAATTCTCAAAATTACAACTCAACTAAGAGGGGCCCTATCGGATGGAACAGTGGAATTGTGGAATCTATGGAATATTCTAAATATGGAATATATGAAATTTTGGAGTATTTGGAAACACGGAATATATGGAACATTCTAAAACATGGAATATGCGGAAGATTCTAAAACGCGGGATGAGAGGAATGTCTCTTACCATcgtctttcttcatttttccttCTCTGAGTGTGGGAAAGTGCGCCCTGCGATATTCCGGCACAGTCCGAGAGGCACAAAAACGGAAGAGGGGAAACATATCACCCAGGGGTGAACTCTTCTCTGTAATACATTTTTACATCTTTTGTCGCGAGGAAATGTAAACTTATCATCCGAAGTTATGTTATCCTACCCAGACTACTCACGGGCAAAAAATGTAATATTTATATACTTTTTTTAAAGACTTTCCTCTCATCCCCACGTTTTAGAATATTCTGTATATTCCGTGTTTTTGAATGTTCCATATATTCCGTGGTTTCCAAATACTCCATATTTACCGTGCTTTAAATTATTCACTATATTCTGTATAGTTATTCCGCAATTCCGCCGTTCCACCATTCCATTCTATCATTCAACCTCTCCGTCAAATAGGGTCACCCATATTAACAAATGTTCCATCTAGCTAAACCTAGTGACTGCAAGTTTTTGATTCACTCAAAGTCAAATGCATGAGAAGTGTTGACTCTAAAACCTACTGAAACTATGATTTTACTCAGGATTAGGATCGAGAGAAGTGAAGCTTGGCTGTGAACTTTCGGGAGCGAAGTTGCCAAAGTTCATtttgaagttgcaaatttcatGGCCCGTTGACAGTGAACGTTTTCAACTACCCGTCCCAGTTCCCGATTTGGCaaccaagctcggaaacgcGAGGCTAATGTTTCGTGAAATCCACTGTAAACCCATGCATAGAAAATTTGCCGTTCggttcagtgttgtacataaagACACAGAAacatattagaaacaaagctcatttGATATCGATCCGACGGCGAAAGGTGCATTTGTTGTCTAAGACCGTTACTCGTCGCTTATAAGATTCtaggtatttatttttcatcacctgtcttgtttatccattGACGTTCCATCCTTGTGCTCcacaagggtatattttgtttaaagagccattaaaacgccattcgcgttagaATGACTGTGACACCATtgtaggttaattaaatattctactgttttccaccggataaaatctacgaaTTTCTATtacccctgaaacctaccaagaatacgcgcagaagactctacgcacaaagagaAATACTTAGCAGGGAGTGACAGGAAAAGACCTATTGTGCAGCTTTTCCATTTTCCTTGACACGAGAAATTCAACTCATTTTCTGACTGTGTTTTAAGTTCAGACCTGACCCAGGAACTCCGTGCACTGCGCTCATCGAATTGTGTGTGGGGtcttaacgtcccacagagtttttATGAACAGTGTTAGTCCGACTGGAGTTGAAATTCACGACCTGACTAACAATAGTCAGTTGCACAACCAA contains these protein-coding regions:
- the LOC138007210 gene encoding transcription factor HES-4-like, with the protein product MVLESTSVNSTPDNRRKSSKPLMEKRRRARINQSLNELKDLILEAMKKDTSCYSKLEKADILEMTVRYLRSMRSQSITARMNANDPNTIARYRAGYNECANEMTRYLMSLDGMDTQARSRLLAHLASFCTPCSPVVKPTQLATENLQQMQQPQAITIPMTQPLGPASFSTNLVTKHTEINPGSLLNATQFQIVPGQLANGKIAAVLLPSQNSPLAMVNSPQLIPVFNKAFAQRYCDQPQALRPADNDPLWRPW